Within the Pseudomonas chlororaphis subsp. aurantiaca genome, the region ATCTTTCCGACGTAAACCGATGACAGGATTCAGGCCCAGAGTGTTTTCCGAGGCTTGGCGTTTCAGGTCATCGTTATTCTTGTTACTCATCTACGACGCTCCATTGTCCTGAGACGAGTACCGGACCTGCTGTGTAGTCACACAGCAAAGATGCCAGGTACTACTGCTCGGGTGACCGTTGATTCTGCATTACTACTTTTTTGTTCAGAGAACACTGCAGGGAACTTGCCAGCTCCATTGGTTACCCGAGTTTAATTTTTTTCGCAAGCAGGCCAATCGTTGGCCATGCAGCCCAGCATTCAAACAGATGAATCTAGAAAATGCCCTCTAAAGCGTCAGAGGTCTGATCTAGAGCATCAGCTTGACGATGGACTCATTCGGGTCGCGGGACTTTCCGGCGGCTTGAAGTTCGGCAAGATAATCCTTCCACAGATCGTCCTGGCGCACCGCCAACTGGTACAGGTAGTCCCAGGTGAACAGGCCGCTGTCATGCCCGTCGTCGAAGGTCAATTTCAGTGCGTACTGGCCCGCCGGTTCGACCTTGGTCAGGCCGACGTCGATCTTGCCAAATTGCAGGATGGGTTTGCCGTGGCCCTGGACCTCGGCGGAGGGGGAGTGCACCCGCAGGAATTCGGCGGGCAGGTGATAGACCTCGTCTGGCGCATAGGTCAGCGTCAGGGTCCTCGAGGCTTTGTGCAGGTTGATGGCGGTGGGAAGTCGAGTGGTCATGGGGCAGCCTGCGGTCCGTCTGTACAAGGAATCCCCGCGGCGGCGAGCTTGCTCGCTACTGCGGGGACGTGCTCGTTACAGGATATAACGGGACAGGTCTTCGTTCTGCGCCAATTCGCCCAGGTGGTTGTTGACGTAGGCGGCGTCGATGCGGATCGGCTCTTCGTTATGGGCGCTGGCCAGGTCGCCGGCGCTGAACGACACCTCTTCGAGCAAGCGCTCGAGCAGGGTGTGCAGGCGACGGGCGCCGATGTTCTCGGTCTTCTCGTTGACCTGCCAGGCGATCTCCGCCAGGCGCTTGATACCGTCCGCCTGGAACTCGATGACCAGGCCTTCGGTTTTCAGCAGCTCGCGGTATTGCTCGGTCAGGGAGGCGTGAGGCTCGCTGAGAATGCGCTCGAAGTCTTCCGGCGACAGCGCCTTGAGCTCGACGCGGATCGGCAGGCGGCCTTGCAGCTCGGGCACCAGGTCGCTCGGCTTGCTCAGGTGGAACGCGCCGGAAGCGATGAACAGGATGTGGTCGGTCTTGACCATGCCCAGCTTGGTGTTGACGGTGCAGCCTTCGATCAGCGGCAGCAGGTCGCGCTGCACGCCTTCGCGAGAGACGTCGACGCCGCCGGAGTTGCCACGCTTGGCAACCTTGTCGATTTCGTCGATGAACACGATGCCGTGCTGTTCGACCGCTTCCAGGGCCTTGGCCTTGAGTTCTTCATCGTTGACCAGGCGGCTGGCTTCTTCGTCGCGGATCAGCTTGAGCGCGTCCTTGACCTTGAGCTTGCGGTTCTTGCGCTGGCCCTTGCCCATGTTGGCGAAGAGACTCTGCAACTGGTTGGTCATCTCTTCCATGCCCGGTGGCGCTGAAATGTCGACGCCGCTGACTTCAGCCACTTCGATCTCGATTTCCTTGTCGTCCAGCTGGCCTTCGCGCAGGCGCTTGCGGAACAGCTGGCGGGTGTTGGAGTCCTGGGCCGGGGCGGCGTCCTCGTTGCTGAAACCCATGCGCGCCGGTGGCAGCAGGGCATCGAGGATGCGTTCTTCGGCAGCGTCTTCGGCGCGATGGCGCACACGGGTCATTTCCTGTTCGCGGAACAGTTTGATCGCGGCATCGGCCAGGTCGCGGATGATGGACTCAACATCGCGGCCGACATAACCGACTTCGGTGAACTTGGTCGCTTCAACCTTGATGAACGGAGCGTTGGCCAGCTTGGCCAGGCGCCGGGCGATCTCGGTCTTGCCGACGCCGGTCGGGCCGATCATCAGGATGTTCTTCGGGGTCACTTCGACACGCAGCTCTTCAGGCAGCTGCATGCGGCGCCAGCGGTTACGCAGCGCGATGGCGACGGCGCGCTTGGCATCGTCCTGGCCGATGATATGGCGGTTGAGTTCGTGGACGATTTCGCGGGGAGTCATGGGCATAGTAATTGGCGGTCCTCAAGCAAGAATGAATGCCGTGGCGCGATGGCCGAAACAGGCTTATTCCGCGAGATCCTGCTCCTCAATGGTCTGGGTGTGGTTGGTGAAAACGCAGATGTCGCCGGCGATGCCCAAGGCGGTTTCGACGATTTCGCGGGCCGACAGGTCGGTTTTCTTCAGCAGGGCGCTGGCCGCGGCCTGGGCATAGGCGCCGCCGGAGCCCATGGCGATCAGGCCGTCTTCCGGCTCGACCACGTCACCGTTGCCGGTGATGATCAAGGAAGCGTCCTTGTTGGCGACCGCGAGCATGGCTTCGAGGCGGCTGAGGGAGCGGTCGGTGCGCCATTCCTTGGCCAGTTCGACGGCGGCGCGCACCAGGTGCCCCTGATGTTTCTCAAGCTGGCCTTCGAAACGTTCGAACAGGGTGAAGGCGTCAGCCGTGGCCCCGGCAAAGCCGGCGATAACCTGGCCGTGATACAGGCGACGAACCTTTTTCGCGTTGCCTTTCATCACGGTGTTGCCGAGGGAAACCTGGCCGTCGCCGCCCATGACGACTTTGCCGTGGCGGCGGACTGAAACGATGGTGGTCAAGGGGAGAGTCTCCACGCTGCGGGGCGAAAATGCCCTGATGGAGACTCATATGGGGGTGGCGTG harbors:
- a CDS encoding gamma-butyrobetaine hydroxylase-like domain-containing protein, yielding MTTRLPTAINLHKASRTLTLTYAPDEVYHLPAEFLRVHSPSAEVQGHGKPILQFGKIDVGLTKVEPAGQYALKLTFDDGHDSGLFTWDYLYQLAVRQDDLWKDYLAELQAAGKSRDPNESIVKLML
- the hslU gene encoding ATP-dependent protease ATPase subunit HslU, which produces MPMTPREIVHELNRHIIGQDDAKRAVAIALRNRWRRMQLPEELRVEVTPKNILMIGPTGVGKTEIARRLAKLANAPFIKVEATKFTEVGYVGRDVESIIRDLADAAIKLFREQEMTRVRHRAEDAAEERILDALLPPARMGFSNEDAAPAQDSNTRQLFRKRLREGQLDDKEIEIEVAEVSGVDISAPPGMEEMTNQLQSLFANMGKGQRKNRKLKVKDALKLIRDEEASRLVNDEELKAKALEAVEQHGIVFIDEIDKVAKRGNSGGVDVSREGVQRDLLPLIEGCTVNTKLGMVKTDHILFIASGAFHLSKPSDLVPELQGRLPIRVELKALSPEDFERILSEPHASLTEQYRELLKTEGLVIEFQADGIKRLAEIAWQVNEKTENIGARRLHTLLERLLEEVSFSAGDLASAHNEEPIRIDAAYVNNHLGELAQNEDLSRYIL
- the hslV gene encoding ATP-dependent protease subunit HslV; the protein is MTTIVSVRRHGKVVMGGDGQVSLGNTVMKGNAKKVRRLYHGQVIAGFAGATADAFTLFERFEGQLEKHQGHLVRAAVELAKEWRTDRSLSRLEAMLAVANKDASLIITGNGDVVEPEDGLIAMGSGGAYAQAAASALLKKTDLSAREIVETALGIAGDICVFTNHTQTIEEQDLAE